Proteins encoded by one window of Carettochelys insculpta isolate YL-2023 chromosome 10, ASM3395843v1, whole genome shotgun sequence:
- the TMEM207 gene encoding transmembrane protein 207, whose product MWPPKASCLTWLISGIGGLCLTLFQLAECDPKCELAELCVNYGEESLSAWYVWLLTLFFLAIILSCGILGCVQCWLKCRSSVTSRHTLAVFALSDSDSLGGEASPCAYSRGCTRSPNHEPRSSASPPVSTQGTASPPSCEDTMKTGKY is encoded by the exons ATGTGGCCACCCAAAGCTTCATGTCTCACCTGGCTGATCTCAGGAATCGGAGGCTTATGTCTGACATTATTCCAG TTAGCAGAGTGTGATCCGAAATGTGAACTTGCTGAACT GTGCGTTAATTACGGTGAGGAAAGCCTCAGTGCCTGGTATGTCTG GTTGTTGACATTGTTCTTTCTGGCCATTATCTTGTCCTGCGGGATCCTCGGCTGTGTGCAGTGCTGGCTGAAATGCCGGAGCAGTGTCACCTCCAGGCACACGCTTGCTGTCTTTGCGCTCAGTGACTCCGATTCTCTTGGCG GTGAAGCTTCCCCTTGTGCCTATTCCAGAGGGTGCACTCGCTCTCCCAACCATGAGCCACGGTCTTCCGCCTCCCCACCCGTCAGCACTCAAGGGACTGCATCACCTCCTTCCTGTGAGGATACTATGAAGACAGGCAAATATTAG